Proteins found in one Silene latifolia isolate original U9 population unplaced genomic scaffold, ASM4854445v1 scaffold_527, whole genome shotgun sequence genomic segment:
- the LOC141639679 gene encoding cell division cycle 20.2, cofactor of APC complex-like, which translates to MCPDSLTSWQPDSQAKANLLASGGGGTDRCIKFLNTHTGACLNSVDTGSQVCSLLWSKNERELLSSHGFSQYQLTLWKYPSMVKMAELTDHESRVLFMAQQSPDGCTVASAAGDRTLRF; encoded by the exons atgtgtcctgacaGCCTAACATCCTGGCAACCTGATAGTCAGGCTAAG GCTAATTTGCTAGCGTCAGGTGGCGGTGGTACTGACCGTTGCATTAAATTCTTGAACACCCACACCGGCGCTTGCTTGAACTCAGTCGACACAGGATCTCAGGTTTGCTCTTTGCTGTGGAGCAAGAATGAGCGCGAGTTACTGAGCTCTCACGGTTTCTCACAGTACCAGCTGACTTTGTGGAAATATCCATCTATGGTGAAAATGGCAGAGCTTACTGACCATGAGTCTAGAGTACTTTTCATGGCCCAA CAGAGTCCAGATGGATGCACTGTCGCTTCTGCTGCCGGTGATAGAACATTAAGATTCTAG